One Alnus glutinosa chromosome 3, dhAlnGlut1.1, whole genome shotgun sequence genomic region harbors:
- the LOC133864200 gene encoding cytochrome c-type biogenesis CcmH-like mitochondrial protein, whose protein sequence is METEEDEVKKTQLVDARARNISHNVRCTECGSQSIEDSQADIAILLRKLIRDEIQAGKSDKEIFKKLEQDFGETVLYAPKFDLQTAGLWLSPLLVAGAAAGVWAYKKHRQKTNVHIMALDLVRGVALTPKEKETMLDLLTPPPSQGTTPSWWRRWRGL, encoded by the exons ATGGAGACGGAAGAGGATGAGGTGAAGAAGACGCAGTTGGTTGATGCCCGAGCAAGAAACATCAGTCACAATGTCCGGTGCACTGAATGTGGGAGTCAATCCATTGAAGATTCACAAGCGGACATCGCAATTCTTCTTAGGAAG TTAATTCGCGATGAGATTCAAGCTGGGAAATCGGACAAAGAGATTTTTAAAAAGCTTGAGCAGGATTTTGGGGAGACAGTATTATATGCCCCAAAGTTTGATCTGCAGACTGCAGGCTTGTGGCTATCTCCG CTTCTAGTTGCAGGTGCTGCTGCAGGAGTATGGGCTTACAAAAAGCATAGGCAGAAGACCAATGTTCACATCATGGCTTTGGACCTTGTTAGAGGTGTTGCATTGACCCCAAAAGAGAAGGAAACAATGCTTGATCTCCTCACACCTCCTCCTTCACAGGGAACTACTCCCTCCTGGTGGAGGAGATGGCGAGGTTTATGA